In Nitrospira sp., the following are encoded in one genomic region:
- a CDS encoding zinc-dependent peptidase: MVILSKPALLAGFENQSSKENVGVHEFAHVVEKEETDYGLPQEVPWEVVKHWIQYVARELARPPKNRSHINPYAYTNEHEFFAVLAAYFFKSPDVLLKQDPALHRMLQDMFHQNTNDLLRLVPKPRRRYGRNAPCPCGSGKKYKMCCLLHRERSPDFEVVA, translated from the coding sequence ATGGTGATTCTTTCCAAGCCGGCTCTCCTGGCTGGATTTGAAAATCAATCAAGCAAGGAGAATGTGGGTGTTCATGAGTTTGCGCACGTTGTCGAGAAAGAAGAGACCGACTACGGTCTCCCGCAAGAGGTTCCCTGGGAGGTGGTCAAACATTGGATTCAATACGTGGCGCGGGAACTGGCCCGTCCTCCGAAGAATCGTTCCCACATCAACCCGTATGCCTACACGAATGAGCATGAATTCTTCGCGGTGCTCGCTGCGTACTTCTTCAAGTCGCCTGATGTCTTACTGAAACAAGATCCCGCCTTGCACCGTATGCTTCAGGACATGTTCCACCAGAACACGAACGATCTTCTCAGGCTGGTGCCTAAGCCGCGCCGGAGATACGGTCGGAACGCTCCCTGCCCGTGCGGCAGTGGCAAGAAATACAAGATGTGCTGTCTGTTGCATAGAGAGAGGTCACCAGACTTCGAAGTCGTCGCATGA
- a CDS encoding zinc-dependent peptidase has product MLVTPERNRRNRQDALAVTILMAVTSGIVGWFFHPALIVLGLCPFVYRRLRRRCLRRLAVINQPFPEHWDRILRSHVAFFCALDDSKKERFRQLMKVFLDEVRITGIRTDVDDTIRVLVAASAVIPIFGFHDWEYHRLSEVLIYPTSFSDTFQMNGEPNENIVGMAGLEHHKRHGDSFQAGSPGWI; this is encoded by the coding sequence ATGCTGGTGACGCCCGAACGCAATCGTCGGAATCGACAGGACGCTCTCGCCGTCACGATCCTCATGGCAGTGACGTCGGGCATCGTGGGGTGGTTTTTCCATCCAGCGCTGATTGTTCTGGGATTGTGCCCGTTTGTGTACCGACGGTTGCGGCGACGGTGTCTTCGTCGGTTAGCGGTGATCAACCAACCGTTCCCTGAGCACTGGGATCGAATTCTTCGCTCTCACGTGGCGTTCTTCTGCGCCCTAGACGACTCGAAAAAAGAGCGATTCAGACAATTGATGAAGGTCTTTCTCGATGAAGTCCGGATCACGGGAATCCGAACGGATGTCGATGACACGATTCGGGTCCTCGTCGCTGCCAGCGCCGTGATTCCCATCTTCGGGTTCCATGATTGGGAATACCATCGCTTGAGTGAGGTGCTGATCTATCCGACCTCGTTCAGCGATACATTTCAAATGAATGGAGAACCGAATGAGAACATCGTTGGGATGGCCGGTCTGGAACATCATAAGCGGCATGGTGATTCTTTCCAAGCCGGCTCTCCTGGCTGGATTTGA
- a CDS encoding type II toxin-antitoxin system RelE/ParE family toxin, translating into MISFRPDIPPHMADVTHSLRPDLKQLIKSAIRAITANPECGEPLKRELDGLRKYRVRRFRIVYAVDRKIRVIRLMAVGHRRSVYEELTERLQRRTRSSRFAD; encoded by the coding sequence GTGATCTCCTTCCGACCGGACATCCCTCCGCATATGGCGGACGTGACGCACTCGCTCCGTCCCGATCTCAAGCAACTGATCAAGTCAGCCATTCGCGCCATTACCGCAAACCCCGAATGTGGGGAACCACTCAAGCGGGAACTCGATGGGTTACGAAAGTATCGCGTTCGTCGCTTTCGCATCGTCTATGCCGTTGATCGAAAAATACGAGTCATTCGGCTGATGGCTGTGGGTCACCGTCGATCTGTATACGAGGAGTTGACGGAGCGACTTCAACGAAGGACCCGGTCATCGCGATTCGCCGATTGA
- a CDS encoding type II toxin-antitoxin system Phd/YefM family antitoxin, whose product MAKTLSLSEVKTRLPELVAGVQEREEEVIVTKNGRPAAILMNVDEYTRLKETLDVLSDPGLMS is encoded by the coding sequence ATGGCAAAAACCTTGTCGCTATCGGAAGTCAAAACCCGACTGCCTGAACTCGTGGCGGGCGTACAAGAACGCGAAGAAGAAGTCATCGTCACAAAGAACGGCCGTCCAGCTGCCATTTTGATGAATGTCGATGAATATACCCGTCTGAAAGAGACCTTGGATGTCCTAAGCGATCCCGGTCTCATGAGCTAG
- a CDS encoding type II toxin-antitoxin system MqsA family antitoxin, giving the protein MVKKLTGKALADFEAKRNVWQEVLDGVREIKAGGGKKTKVHAKSYVVRVRLKSGLSQAEFAAALGVSKRTLEQWEQGRRKPSGAAKQLLKIAERHPEILVEVAA; this is encoded by the coding sequence ATGGTTAAAAAACTGACTGGTAAGGCACTCGCCGATTTCGAGGCCAAACGCAATGTGTGGCAAGAAGTCCTCGATGGCGTACGGGAGATCAAAGCCGGGGGAGGTAAGAAGACGAAAGTTCACGCCAAATCGTACGTCGTGCGCGTACGGCTCAAGAGCGGGCTGTCGCAGGCGGAGTTTGCCGCAGCGCTGGGTGTGTCGAAGCGCACGCTAGAGCAGTGGGAACAAGGCCGCCGTAAGCCGTCCGGAGCTGCGAAGCAGCTCTTGAAGATTGCCGAACGCCATCCCGAGATCCTCGTTGAGGTAGCGGCGTAA
- a CDS encoding UPF0175 family protein — translation MGQPLTIDIPPELLQVIGTEDEARQEAKTALILDLVRRGKVSRARAAEFLQISLADFPAILAQYQIPWFDYSAETLHEDLRTLAAPPPTPSA, via the coding sequence ATGGGACAGCCACTCACGATCGATATTCCGCCCGAGTTGCTGCAGGTGATCGGGACGGAAGATGAGGCGCGTCAGGAAGCAAAGACCGCCCTCATCTTGGACCTGGTCCGCCGAGGAAAAGTTTCGCGGGCTCGCGCAGCAGAGTTTCTCCAGATCTCCTTAGCTGATTTTCCGGCCATCTTGGCCCAGTATCAGATTCCCTGGTTTGACTATTCCGCAGAAACGCTTCATGAAGATCTGCGGACATTAGCCGCTCCACCACCCACTCCTTCCGCGTGA
- a CDS encoding DUF2442 domain-containing protein, with product MNTLAIEIAACTAESVTLTNDTLTVELSDGRSLSVPLDWFPRLVHATQAERKRWRLIGRGRGIHWDLLDEDISVDGLLAGKPSGESQASFQKWVASRQGTRSRRMGSRSSARRR from the coding sequence ATGAATACTTTGGCGATTGAGATTGCTGCGTGCACAGCAGAATCTGTCACCCTCACGAACGACACGTTGACCGTCGAACTGAGCGATGGGCGAAGCCTATCCGTTCCACTTGATTGGTTCCCACGCTTAGTCCATGCGACCCAAGCGGAACGAAAACGGTGGCGGTTGATCGGGCGAGGACGTGGCATTCATTGGGACCTGCTCGACGAAGACATCAGTGTCGATGGGCTCTTGGCCGGCAAACCTTCTGGAGAAAGCCAGGCATCCTTTCAGAAGTGGGTCGCCTCCCGCCAAGGTACCAGATCCAGGCGAATGGGTTCCCGCTCCAGTGCTCGTCGGCGTTAG
- a CDS encoding DUF4160 domain-containing protein: MPTVLRSGPYRFFFYAGDRDEPRHVHVEREDKVAKFWLVPVRLQESGGFPRAELNRIRQLVQFHQDRFLEAWHEYFGD; the protein is encoded by the coding sequence ATGCCCACTGTACTACGATCGGGGCCGTATCGCTTTTTCTTTTATGCAGGAGATCGTGATGAGCCTCGACATGTGCATGTTGAGCGCGAGGACAAGGTAGCCAAGTTTTGGCTTGTACCCGTCAGGCTACAGGAAAGCGGTGGATTTCCTCGTGCTGAATTGAATCGGATTCGGCAGCTCGTTCAGTTTCATCAGGATCGATTTCTGGAGGCCTGGCATGAATACTTTGGCGATTGA
- the recA gene encoding recombinase RecA → MSEKDDKKRALDLALSQIEKQYGKGAIMKLGTEEKVDVPAISTGSLGLDIALGVGGLPRGRVIEIFGPEASGKTTMTLHCIAEVQKTGGVAAFIDAEHALDLTYARKLGVQADDLLVSQPDTGEQALEIAETLVRSGAIDLIVVDSVAALTPRAEIEGEMGDAHMGLQARLMSQALRKLTAAIAKSLTTVIFINQIRMKLGVMFGNPETTTGGNALKFYSSVRLDIRRIESIKEGQEVMGSRVRVKVVKNKMAPPFRQAEFDIMFAEGISKTGELVDIGVDKKIIEKSGAWYSYKSERIGQGRDAAREFLKNNSTTAREIEMKLRELAGVPARNEKKAEAKEEKPVSRSEDKRAHR, encoded by the coding sequence ATGTCCGAAAAAGACGACAAGAAGCGTGCGCTCGACCTAGCTCTGTCCCAGATTGAGAAGCAGTACGGGAAGGGCGCGATCATGAAGCTGGGGACCGAGGAGAAGGTCGACGTGCCTGCGATTTCTACCGGGTCCTTGGGGCTCGACATCGCCCTCGGTGTCGGCGGACTTCCACGCGGGAGGGTGATTGAAATCTTTGGACCGGAGGCTTCTGGAAAAACGACGATGACGTTGCACTGTATTGCCGAAGTGCAGAAGACCGGTGGAGTGGCCGCCTTTATCGATGCTGAACATGCCCTTGATCTGACGTATGCTAGAAAGCTCGGCGTCCAGGCCGACGACCTGCTTGTGTCTCAGCCGGATACCGGTGAACAGGCGCTGGAGATTGCCGAAACGTTGGTGCGAAGCGGCGCCATTGATCTGATCGTGGTCGATTCAGTTGCGGCGTTGACGCCTCGTGCGGAAATCGAGGGTGAAATGGGCGATGCCCACATGGGCCTTCAGGCCCGGCTGATGTCGCAGGCGCTGAGAAAGCTGACAGCCGCGATTGCAAAGTCTCTGACGACGGTGATCTTCATCAACCAAATCCGCATGAAGCTCGGCGTGATGTTCGGAAATCCAGAGACCACAACCGGAGGGAATGCGCTCAAATTCTACTCCTCTGTCAGGCTGGACATCCGACGTATTGAATCGATTAAGGAAGGTCAGGAGGTGATGGGGAGCCGGGTCCGTGTGAAGGTCGTGAAAAACAAGATGGCGCCGCCGTTTCGCCAGGCGGAGTTCGACATCATGTTTGCCGAGGGTATTTCCAAGACCGGCGAACTCGTGGATATTGGCGTCGACAAGAAAATCATCGAAAAATCCGGTGCGTGGTATTCCTACAAGTCAGAACGAATCGGCCAGGGGCGCGACGCCGCGCGAGAGTTCCTCAAGAACAACTCCACCACCGCTCGTGAGATTGAAATGAAACTTCGAGAACTGGCCGGCGTGCCTGCTCGCAACGAGAAGAAAGCCGAGGCCAAAGAAGAAAAACCTGTTTCACGAAGTGAGGACAAACGGGCGCATCGATAG
- a CDS encoding regulatory protein RecX gives MRFLARRDRTVAQVERFLASKGASPVQVRQTVRRLSDLSYLNDHTYAQRWVANRLITRPRGRERLKAELQAKGIPDALSDRVLTETFREVDEETVAHRALQIAQRSGRRLTLSQTAHFLRRRGFSEETIDRMIEKQCIHEETVYEE, from the coding sequence ATGCGGTTCCTTGCCCGTCGGGATCGTACCGTCGCCCAAGTTGAACGGTTTCTCGCATCCAAAGGAGCCTCGCCCGTTCAAGTACGGCAAACAGTTCGCCGTTTGTCCGACCTCAGCTATCTCAACGATCACACCTATGCTCAGCGGTGGGTGGCCAATCGGCTGATCACCCGGCCGAGGGGACGGGAACGGCTCAAGGCCGAATTGCAGGCCAAGGGAATCCCTGATGCTCTGTCAGACCGGGTGCTGACTGAAACGTTTCGTGAAGTGGACGAAGAAACTGTGGCTCATCGAGCCTTGCAGATCGCGCAACGTTCTGGTCGTCGGTTGACGCTCTCTCAAACGGCGCACTTTCTCCGCCGGCGGGGTTTCAGTGAGGAGACCATTGATCGTATGATAGAGAAGCAGTGTATACACGAGGAAACTGTCTATGAAGAATAG
- the alaS gene encoding alanine--tRNA ligase → MKNSATDLRRAFIGYFEEQGHQAVPSASLLPQADPTLLFTNAGMNQFKRTFLGEESRPYKRAVSVQKCLRAGGKHNDLENVGYTRRHHTFFEMLGNFSFGDYFKDDAIRFGWEFLTRRVGLAKDRLWVTIFREDDEAEKLWKKIGVVPSRIVRCDEKDNFWQMADTGPCGPCSEIHYDQGTVVPGDDRPNGEGDRVIEIWNLVFMQYNRDASGTLHPLPKPSIDTGMGLERLAAVAQGVYSNYDSDLFTPLLAAVAGRSGTEYGKKEAADRSMRVIADHLRAITFLMADGVLPSNEGRGYVLRRILRRAARHGRLLGIVEPFLHELSAVVVEQMAGAYPEVRMASGTITEATKGEEERFIATLEQGLPILSEMIERAKATKRTVLAGNDIFRLYDTYGFPMDLIAEACREQGMTVDEPGFNAAIEEQRTRARKTGGFEQETARPAVAELAKRIGATTFVGYEHLESNGVLRAILKSEQLVKEAVEGETVELAMDSTPFYAEGGGQVGDQGTLVGPEGLVDIKETTRPAPTVILHKGIVRQGRIREGECLRMAVNVSMRRDAARNHTATHLVHAALRDLLGPHVKQYGSLVGPNRLRFDFAHFRPLSSRDIDDIESTVNEEIRKNEAVRTEVMSIQDAVANGALAFFGDKYGEQVRVVSVESFSKELCGGTHCRQTGDIGLFRIVSEGGVAAGVRRIEAQSGSGAYGLMKKLEADVRELSDLLKTGRSELVAKTRKLMMQLKDKERELEELRLKMASGSETISKVKTIAGVTVHQQRTDGLDVNGMRTLADQLRDKLKSGVIALGAATGDGKVSLLVVVTKDLIGKLKAGDLIKAMAAEVGGTGGGRPEMAQAGGKDPAKLDAALEKVFGLVETTLRR, encoded by the coding sequence ATGAAGAATAGTGCGACTGATCTGCGGCGAGCCTTTATCGGTTATTTCGAGGAGCAAGGGCATCAGGCAGTGCCGAGCGCCTCTCTCCTTCCACAAGCGGATCCGACCCTGCTCTTCACCAACGCAGGCATGAATCAATTCAAGCGGACTTTCCTCGGAGAAGAATCGCGCCCCTACAAGAGAGCCGTATCGGTGCAAAAGTGTCTTCGCGCAGGCGGGAAACACAACGATCTTGAAAACGTGGGGTACACCAGGCGGCACCACACATTCTTCGAGATGCTCGGCAATTTTTCGTTCGGGGATTACTTCAAGGACGATGCCATCAGATTCGGATGGGAGTTTCTGACTCGGAGGGTCGGGTTGGCGAAAGATCGACTATGGGTGACGATCTTCCGCGAGGACGACGAAGCCGAGAAATTGTGGAAGAAGATCGGTGTGGTGCCGTCGCGCATCGTCCGGTGCGACGAAAAGGATAACTTCTGGCAAATGGCCGATACAGGCCCCTGCGGTCCTTGTTCGGAGATCCATTATGATCAGGGGACAGTGGTTCCCGGCGATGATCGACCGAACGGGGAGGGGGATCGCGTCATTGAAATTTGGAATCTGGTCTTCATGCAATACAACCGTGATGCCTCGGGAACGCTCCACCCGCTGCCGAAGCCGAGCATCGACACGGGGATGGGGCTTGAGCGGCTGGCCGCCGTGGCCCAGGGGGTCTACAGCAATTACGACAGTGATCTCTTCACGCCGCTGCTTGCGGCTGTCGCAGGACGGTCCGGCACCGAGTACGGCAAGAAGGAGGCGGCTGATCGTTCAATGCGTGTTATTGCTGACCATCTGCGAGCAATCACCTTCCTCATGGCCGACGGCGTGTTGCCATCGAACGAAGGTCGAGGATATGTGTTGAGACGCATTCTGCGCCGCGCCGCGCGGCACGGCCGGCTGCTCGGCATTGTCGAGCCCTTTCTGCATGAACTCAGCGCCGTCGTCGTCGAGCAGATGGCCGGCGCCTACCCGGAAGTGCGCATGGCATCCGGCACGATCACCGAAGCGACGAAAGGTGAGGAGGAGAGGTTTATCGCGACGCTCGAACAGGGCTTGCCGATTCTGAGCGAGATGATCGAGCGGGCGAAGGCGACAAAGCGAACTGTTTTGGCTGGGAACGACATCTTCAGGCTCTATGATACCTATGGCTTTCCCATGGACTTGATTGCCGAGGCTTGCCGGGAACAGGGCATGACGGTCGATGAACCTGGTTTCAATGCGGCGATCGAAGAGCAACGGACTCGCGCGCGCAAGACCGGTGGATTCGAACAGGAAACGGCCAGACCGGCCGTTGCGGAGCTGGCCAAGCGGATCGGTGCGACGACATTCGTCGGCTATGAACATCTGGAAAGCAACGGCGTCCTGCGGGCTATTCTAAAAAGCGAGCAACTGGTCAAGGAAGCGGTAGAAGGGGAGACGGTCGAGCTGGCGATGGATAGCACGCCTTTCTATGCTGAAGGCGGGGGTCAGGTCGGAGATCAAGGCACATTGGTTGGACCTGAAGGGTTGGTCGATATCAAGGAAACGACGAGGCCGGCTCCGACGGTCATCCTTCACAAGGGAATCGTCCGTCAGGGGCGCATTCGAGAGGGCGAGTGCCTGCGCATGGCGGTGAATGTCTCCATGCGCCGGGACGCAGCGCGCAATCATACGGCAACGCATCTGGTCCATGCGGCCTTGCGCGATTTACTCGGGCCGCATGTGAAGCAGTATGGATCGCTCGTCGGACCGAACCGCCTTCGGTTTGACTTTGCACATTTTCGACCGCTTTCGTCCCGCGACATCGACGATATCGAATCGACGGTGAATGAAGAAATCCGTAAGAACGAGGCAGTGCGCACCGAAGTGATGAGCATTCAGGATGCAGTGGCGAACGGGGCTCTGGCGTTCTTCGGCGACAAGTATGGCGAACAGGTGCGTGTCGTGAGTGTCGAGTCGTTCAGCAAAGAACTGTGCGGAGGCACCCATTGCCGACAGACGGGTGACATCGGGCTCTTTCGCATTGTCTCGGAAGGGGGCGTGGCGGCGGGTGTACGTCGCATCGAAGCTCAGTCCGGTAGCGGCGCCTACGGACTCATGAAGAAGCTCGAAGCCGATGTCCGCGAGCTATCGGATCTGTTGAAGACGGGGCGGTCCGAACTGGTCGCCAAGACCCGCAAGCTGATGATGCAGCTCAAGGACAAGGAACGCGAACTCGAAGAGCTGAGGCTGAAGATGGCGAGCGGATCGGAGACGATTTCCAAGGTCAAGACGATCGCCGGGGTGACGGTGCACCAGCAGCGGACGGATGGCTTGGATGTGAACGGCATGCGAACGTTGGCGGATCAGCTCCGGGATAAGCTGAAGAGCGGCGTCATCGCGTTGGGCGCGGCGACCGGCGACGGCAAAGTTTCACTGTTGGTCGTGGTGACGAAAGACTTGATCGGCAAGCTCAAAGCCGGCGATCTCATTAAGGCGATGGCGGCTGAGGTGGGTGGAACCGGAGGCGGGCGGCCGGAGATGGCTCAGGCCGGAGGGAAGGATCCAGCCAAGCTCGACGCAGCGTTGGAAAAAGTTTTTGGCCTGGTTGAAACCACCCTCCGGCGGTAG
- the ruvX gene encoding Holliday junction resolvase RuvX, with protein sequence MPGRILALDYGTKRIGVALSDELGWTAQPLETFERKTLDRDVAHIAGLVGSHAVERVVLGLPLQLDGQEGPAVHAMREFAAKLEAGLSVPVVRWDERMTTKAAEALLIAADVSRKKRKGIVDRIAAAILLRSYLEAQNQVSTRAVGGRPAEEPLEEWGSLSPDDRSYDAAPDPHRIDRRRRPRRRGRLSDDSVG encoded by the coding sequence ATGCCTGGCCGCATTCTTGCGCTCGATTACGGCACCAAGCGGATCGGCGTCGCGCTCAGCGACGAACTCGGCTGGACGGCGCAGCCGCTCGAAACCTTCGAACGGAAGACGCTGGACCGGGATGTCGCCCATATCGCCGGGCTGGTCGGGTCGCACGCGGTGGAACGGGTGGTGCTGGGGTTGCCGCTCCAGTTGGACGGGCAGGAAGGGCCGGCTGTCCATGCAATGCGGGAGTTTGCTGCGAAGCTGGAAGCGGGCTTGTCCGTTCCGGTCGTCCGGTGGGACGAGCGGATGACGACAAAAGCGGCGGAAGCGTTGCTGATCGCCGCTGATGTCAGTCGGAAGAAACGCAAAGGAATCGTCGACCGTATTGCAGCCGCGATTCTTCTGCGAAGTTACCTTGAAGCGCAGAACCAGGTCTCGACTCGAGCGGTCGGGGGCCGACCTGCCGAGGAGCCGCTAGAAGAGTGGGGGTCATTGTCTCCTGACGACCGATCCTATGACGCTGCGCCTGATCCTCATCGTATTGATCGCCGTCGTCGCCCTCGCCGGCGTGGCCGGCTATCAGATGATTCGGTGGGCTGA
- the mltG gene encoding endolytic transglycosylase MltG produces MTLRLILIVLIAVVALAGVAGYQMIRWAEGPVLSESDHPLQKIVVIPEGATFQQAAALLEREQLIRSRSAFLLLGKTQEVDRKIHPGEYELNAAMAPAEILAKLLAGRVVLHSITIPEGYTINQIADVLDEHRITNRAEFVRLASDKSFVTTLGISADTAEGYLYPDTYRFARPTAAKDVIKAMVEQLRQVMTQEWQARAKDIHLTVHEVLTLASVIEKETGVGDERPHISSVFHNRLKKHIPLQSDPTVIYGLSNFDGNLRKKDLTHPSPYNTYRWVGLPPGPIANPGAQSIRAALYPVPSVNLYFVSKNDGTHQFSATLVEHNKAVEKYQKRPFRRGNHSQTFMTPDGRQTDQKEGVS; encoded by the coding sequence ATGACGCTGCGCCTGATCCTCATCGTATTGATCGCCGTCGTCGCCCTCGCCGGCGTGGCCGGCTATCAGATGATTCGGTGGGCTGAAGGGCCCGTTCTTTCCGAGTCCGATCATCCTCTTCAGAAAATCGTCGTGATTCCCGAAGGCGCGACATTTCAACAAGCCGCAGCCTTGCTCGAACGGGAGCAGCTGATCAGGAGCCGTTCGGCGTTTCTCCTTTTGGGGAAAACCCAGGAGGTTGATCGCAAGATTCATCCCGGAGAGTATGAGCTCAACGCCGCCATGGCCCCGGCGGAGATTCTTGCCAAGTTGCTTGCCGGTCGTGTGGTGCTTCATTCCATCACGATTCCAGAAGGCTATACGATCAATCAAATCGCCGATGTGCTGGACGAACATCGCATCACGAATCGCGCGGAATTCGTTCGATTGGCCTCCGACAAGTCCTTCGTCACGACGTTGGGAATTTCTGCGGATACGGCGGAAGGGTATCTTTACCCCGACACCTATCGTTTTGCCAGGCCGACAGCTGCGAAAGACGTCATCAAGGCCATGGTAGAGCAACTCAGGCAGGTGATGACTCAGGAGTGGCAGGCTCGGGCCAAAGACATTCACTTGACGGTCCATGAAGTCCTGACCTTGGCGTCGGTGATTGAAAAGGAAACTGGTGTCGGAGACGAGCGGCCTCACATCTCGTCCGTATTCCATAACCGGCTAAAAAAACATATCCCTCTACAGAGCGATCCGACGGTGATCTACGGTCTGTCGAATTTCGATGGAAACCTTCGCAAAAAGGACCTCACGCACCCCAGTCCCTACAATACGTACCGCTGGGTCGGGCTGCCGCCAGGACCGATCGCCAACCCCGGGGCACAATCGATCCGTGCCGCCTTGTATCCCGTGCCTTCTGTGAATCTTTACTTCGTCTCAAAGAACGACGGAACGCATCAATTCTCCGCGACGCTCGTGGAGCACAACAAGGCGGTGGAAAAGTACCAAAAGCGCCCATTCCGAAGAGGAAATCACTCGCAGACCTTTATGACCCCCGACGGGAGGCAGACAGACCAGAAGGAAGGAGTATCGTAA
- the deoC gene encoding deoxyribose-phosphate aldolase, whose product MSRWKLPGLIDHTILRPDATKVEVLRLCEEAKTNGFTVVFVPPCYIDEAVAAVAGTGIRVGIPIGFPLGGHSTKTKVAEAIEAVQRGATVLDMVVNISRLKSADHDYVRTDIAEVVKSTVDVEHKVILETCYLTQQEKRTACHLVVEAGADYVKTSSGFGAAGATVEDVRLLKEVVAGRVKVKASGGIRDWKTTHAMLEAGADRIGTSAGLKIIGEWRVAIHEQE is encoded by the coding sequence ATGTCAAGATGGAAGCTCCCTGGCCTTATCGACCATACGATATTGAGACCGGATGCGACGAAAGTCGAGGTGCTTCGGTTGTGTGAAGAGGCGAAGACCAACGGTTTCACGGTCGTTTTCGTCCCGCCATGTTACATCGATGAGGCGGTGGCGGCGGTTGCCGGCACCGGCATTCGCGTCGGCATTCCCATCGGGTTTCCGTTAGGGGGGCACAGCACAAAGACCAAGGTGGCCGAGGCCATCGAGGCCGTGCAGCGGGGTGCAACGGTGTTGGACATGGTGGTGAATATCAGCAGACTCAAATCGGCCGATCATGACTATGTTCGCACTGACATCGCTGAAGTCGTGAAATCGACCGTGGATGTTGAACATAAAGTGATCCTAGAAACTTGCTATCTCACACAGCAGGAGAAACGAACGGCCTGTCATTTGGTCGTGGAAGCCGGGGCTGACTATGTGAAAACGTCGAGCGGTTTCGGAGCTGCGGGGGCGACGGTGGAAGATGTGCGGTTGCTAAAGGAAGTCGTAGCGGGGCGGGTCAAGGTAAAGGCTTCGGGCGGCATTCGCGATTGGAAAACGACGCACGCGATGTTGGAAGCAGGAGCCGATAGGATCGGAACTAGTGCCGGCCTCAAGATCATCGGCGAATGGCGAGTGGCAATACATGAACAAGAATAA